The following are encoded in a window of Dioscorea cayenensis subsp. rotundata cultivar TDr96_F1 unplaced genomic scaffold, TDr96_F1_v2_PseudoChromosome.rev07_lg8_w22 25.fasta BLBR01000167.1, whole genome shotgun sequence genomic DNA:
- the LOC120253691 gene encoding germin-like protein, with protein sequence MTPLQVFLFFILFSSFSKADPLQDFCVADLNFPQGLAGYPCKSLSNVTVDDFVFTGFRNPGNTSNMNMFSITPAFVAQWPAVNGLGISVVYAEMAPGGRVPVHTHPGGTELIVVIEGTIIAGFISSSNKAYTKKLEAYEAMIFPQGLLHFQVNSGSVKAKLLVSFSSPNPGVQIISTALFGNDLSSEILEEVSSIDVAEVKKLKAMFGGTN encoded by the coding sequence ATGACACCATTACAAGtatttctcttcttcattctcttctcctccttctccaaaGCTGATCCACTTCAGGACTTCTGCGTTGCAGACCTCAACTTCCCCCAAGGCCTGGCAGGATATCCCTGCAAGAGCCTCTCCAATGTCACCGTCGACGACTTTGTCTTCACCGGCTTCCGTAACCCCGGGAACACCTCAAATATGAACATGTTTTCTATAACACCAGCCTTCGTTGCTCAGTGGCCGGCAGTGAACGGCCTTGGTATCTCAGTTGTGTACGCTGAGATGGCGCCAGGTGGCCGAGTCCCGGTCCACACCCACCCTGGTGGCACTGAGCTCATTGTGGTCATTGAGGGGACAATCATAGCCGGCTTTATATCATCATCAAACAAAGCTTACACTAAAAAATTGGAAGCCTATGAAGCCATGATCTTTCCTCAAGGTTTGCTGCACTTTCAAGTGAACTCTGGTAGTGTTAAGGCCAAGCTTTTAGTGAGCTTCAGTAGTCCAAACCCTGGAGTGCAAATAATCTCAACAGCGTTGTTTGGGAATGACTTGTCATCTGAGATATTGGAGGAGGTGAGCTCTATTGATGTTGCTGAAGTGAAGAAGCTCAAGGCCATGTTTGGAGGaacaaactaa
- the LOC120253690 gene encoding uncharacterized protein LOC120253690, with protein sequence MDELLREAFNMHQVDQETSDPNICDIDVDVNVVDGTYRGVDEEQPSDDAAKFYKLLKEMNENLYEGSKNSRLYFCIRLFHLKCMCGMTGKWLDLLIEFLQEFFPLAVIPRSSHESKKVIKDLGLGYEKIHICPNYCMLYWEHNEHQQSCHVCECSHWVSNDPKHPSDDDGDIVHKRHAKVLRYFPLIPRLQRIFMSSKTAVDMVWHATSRTNDGCLRCPADAEAWKSFDARYPDFASEPRNVRLGLSSDGFNPFKILSTSYSTWPVVLISYNLPPWIGMKQPSFILSMIIPGDKGPGNDIDIYLQPLIKELKQLWVGVQTFDASMKRNFQLRAALLWTINNFPAYANLSGWSTKGKYACPCCAAQTSSRWLSNGRNFCFMAHRRWLENDHPFRLQKHMFDGTIEMRGAPSAISGSNTLLLLKDLQFTYGKGTKCNLKKSKSTSTSVKRQHQASNVAVDNDEDGIEEDESHAAILWKKRSIFFELPYWEYNLLRHNLNVMLIEKNICENIVGTVLNVDGKSKDNLKSRLDLVELGIRRELHPEYLSNGNTRLPPASFSMSNVEKDFFCHVLRNIKVPDAYSSNVSKAVNEKERKLQGLKSHDYHILLHDLLPIALRSSMSKQVTPRHYGTFKYIQNPLWFLLKLKNYVRNKRFPEGSIAEGYLAEECVTFCSRYLVDVKTVFDKPARNLRQVHDESIASCYLFQSGGEPIGKIDVVELDDRSWAQAHRYVLLHHEAIEPFQDEYKNILRYQMRGRRSIARDVNRKFTETFHEWLGQNISNRSEVIEDIKFLSKGPNRIIKRYKGLIINGYRFHTKSRERCRRTQNSGVLVTSSTMSYASTRDASPLEGNVDYYGILTDIIELDYFNKFKVVLFRCDWADVTNSRGIKNDKYGFTMVNFSRTIHTGEHILDEPYVLSSQVKQVFYSENPKEPGWFVVIRNLGPTTECFPSIDEGIFSAHDAGHWAR encoded by the exons ATGGATGAATTGTTAAGGGAAGCTTTTAATATGCATCAAGTTGATCAAGAGACTTCGGATCCTAATATCTGTGACATTGATGTTGATGTGAATGTCGTGGATGGAACCTACAGGGGGGTAGATGAAGAACAACCTTCAGATGACGCTGCAAAGTTTTACAAGTTGttgaaagaaatgaatgaaaaccttTATGAGGGCTCAAAGAATTCAAGATTGTACTTCTGTATTCGCCTGTTTCATCTGAAATGCATGTGTGGGATGACTGGAAAATGGCTCGATCTGTTGATTGAATTTCTACAAGAATTTTTTCCCTTAGCTGTTATTCCTAGAAGTAGTCATGAGTCGAAGAAAGTAATCAAGGATTTGGGTcttgggtatgaaaaaattcatatttgcCCTAATTACTGCATGCTATATTGGGAGCATAACGAACATCAACAATCTTGTCATGTGTGCGAGTGTTCTCACTGGGTGTCGAATGATCCCAAACATCCTtcggatgatgatggtgatatcGTTCATAAGAGGCATGCAAAGGTTTTACGGTATTTTCCTTTAATACCACGATTGCAAAGGATTTTCATGTCTTCGAAGACTGCAGTTGATATGGTTTGGCATGCTACCAGTCGAACAAATGATGGCTGTTTGAGATGCCCTGCCGATGCTGAGgcatggaaatcatttgatgCAAGATATCCAGATTTTGCCTCAGAACCACGAAATGTTAGGCTTGGGCTTTCTTCAGATGGATTTAACccattcaaaattttaagtacATCTTATAGTACTTGGCCAGTAGTTTTGATTTCCTATAATTTGCCGCCATGGATTGGGATGAAGCAACCTTCTTTCATCTTATCAATGATTATTCCAGGCGACAAAGGTCCTGGAAATGATATCGACATCTACTTGCAACCTCTCATTAAAGAGTTAAAGCAATTGTGGGTTGGTGTTCAGACATTTGATGCATCAATGAAAAGGAATTTTCAGTTGAGGGCTGCTTTATTATGGACTATTAACAATTTTCCAGCTTACGCAAATTTATCAGGTTGGAGTACCAAAGGAAAATATGCATGTCCTTGTTGTGCGGCACAAACTTCTTCAAGATGGTTATCAAATGGGAGAAATTTTTGTTTCATGGCACATCGACGGTGGTTAgaaaatgatcatccattccGATTACAGAAACATATGTTTGATGGCACAATTGAGATGCGTGGAGCTCCTTCAGCAATTTCTGGATCAAATACTTTGTTACTATTAAAAGATTTGCAATTTACATATGGGAAAGGGACGAAATGTAATTTGAAGAAATCCAAATCTACTTCTACATCAGTGAAAAGACAACATCAAGCGTCCAATGTCGCCGTAGACAATGATGAAGATGGGATAGAGGAAGATGAATCACATGCGGCAATACTATGGAAAAAGCGAtccattttctttgaattacctTATTGGGAGTATAATCTTTTGCGCCACAATCTCAATGTCATGCTCAtcgagaaaaatatttgtgaaaatattgttgGAACAGTTCTTAATGTGGATGGGAAATCAAAAGACAATTTAAAAAGTAGACTAGATTTGGTGGAATTGGGCATTCGTCGAGAGCTTCATCCCGAATATCTTTCCAATGGAAATACAAGACTACCACCGGCATCCTTTTCCATGTCCAATGTTGAAAAagatttcttttgtcatgtattAAGGAATATAAAAGTTCCAGATGCATACTCTTCAAATGTTTCCAAAGCGGTGAATGAGAAAGAACGAAAACTTCAAGGGTTAAAATCTCATGACTATCATATATTACTACATGATTTGCTCCCAATTGCTTTGCGCTCATCCATGTCAAAACAAGTGACTCCCCGCCATTACGGAACtttcaaatatattcaaaatcctTTGTG GTTTTtgctcaaattaaaaaattatgtccGAAATAAGAGATTTCCTGAAGGGTCTATTGCAGAAGGATATTTGGCAGAAGAATGTGTAACTTTTTGTTCGAGGTATTTGGTTGATGTTAAAACTGTATTTGATAAACCTGCGAGAAATCTAAGACAAGTTCATGATGAGAGTATTGCAAGTTGTTATCTATTCCAAAGTGGTGGAGAGCCAATAGGGAAAATTGATGTGGTGGAGTTGGATGATAGATCATGGGCACAAGCACATCGTTATGTGCTATTACATCATGAAGCTATTGAACCATTCCAAGA TGAGTATAAAAACATATTGAGATATCAAATGCGTGGTCGACGTTCAATCGCACGGGATGTTAATAGGAAATTTACTGAAACTTTCCATGAATGGTTAGGGCAAAAT ATTTCTAATCGTAGTGAGGTGATTGAAGACATTAAATTCCTTTCAAAAGGTCCAAACAGAATTATAAAAAGGTATAAAGGGCTCATCATTAATGGATATCGATTTCATACAAAATCTCGGGAAAGATGTAGGAGAACACAAAATTCTGGAGTTCTTGTTACTTCTTCCACAATGAGCTATGCCAGTACGCGGGATGCTAGTCCATTAGAAGGAAATGTCGACTATTATGGTATATTGACTGATATAATTGAGTTGGATTATTTCAACAAGTTCAAGGTTGTGCTATTTCGATGTGATTGGGCTGATGTGACCAATAGTAGGGGAATCAAGAATGATAAATATGGGTTCACAATGGTTAATTTTTCTCGCACAATTCACACGGGCGAACACATTCTCGATGAGCCATATGTGCTTTCATCTCAAGTGAAGCAAGTTTTTTATTCTGAAAACCCAAAAGAACCTGGTTGGTTCGTTGTGATACGCAATCTTGGACCTACAACTGAATGTTTTCCTTCTATTGATGAGGGTATTTTCAGTGCACATGATGCCGGCCATTGGGCTCGTTAG